One genomic window of Desulfovibrio subterraneus includes the following:
- a CDS encoding CD3072 family TudS-related putative desulfidase codes for MPFSDSRGNRVVFVCHCLLNANAKVDGLARYAACHAPVMQALAESGCGVVQLPCPEFLHMGPKRWWQSKGQYDTPAYRRHCAGLAETVVDQAVMYASAGVEIAGLLGVEGSPCCGVRQIYDHPEWGGRPCDPDVATAKRGGRGIWIDELLACFERRGCAAPALYGVGNEAEETAMPEALSAFLGCNE; via the coding sequence ATGCCTTTTTCAGATTCACGCGGCAACCGTGTGGTATTTGTGTGCCACTGTCTGCTTAATGCAAATGCCAAGGTCGACGGGCTGGCACGCTATGCCGCATGCCATGCTCCTGTCATGCAGGCGCTGGCCGAATCCGGCTGCGGGGTGGTGCAGTTGCCGTGTCCCGAGTTCCTGCACATGGGCCCCAAACGCTGGTGGCAGTCCAAGGGGCAGTACGATACTCCGGCGTATCGCAGGCACTGTGCGGGGCTTGCCGAAACGGTTGTCGATCAGGCGGTTATGTATGCCTCGGCAGGTGTGGAAATCGCCGGTCTGCTCGGCGTAGAAGGCAGCCCCTGCTGCGGAGTGCGGCAGATTTATGATCATCCGGAGTGGGGCGGCAGGCCCTGTGATCCCGATGTGGCCACGGCAAAACGTGGCGGGCGCGGCATATGGATTGATGAATTGCTGGCTTGTTTTGAACGGCGCGGTTGCGCTGCCCCTGCCTTGTACGGGGTGGGAAACGAAGCAGAGGAAACGGCCATGCCGGAAGCGCTCAGCGCATTTCTCGGCTGCAACGAATAA
- a CDS encoding BMP family lipoprotein produces the protein MRLRFLLPFAAAVLLILCLPMFVLAGSAKPVVGFVTGAGGLGDMSFNDNAYGGLRQAQQEYGFTLKVLEADATGTAPADKVKDLVEQCDILVLLGAQHTRHAREYAPQYPDKKFIFYEEKVAGIPNLASIMFRQHEGAYLAGALAGKVSKTRRIAFLGGTYIPPVVAFAQGFLEGVKEVAPDVIVDIHYISGPGDFSGFSNPDKAFEMARKMYADGVDIIFAVAGLSGNGVIEAARRTEGCYAIGVDSDQDDMAPGKVLTSMVKRLDVATYLQVSRAVSGEFKPGVSDFGLSDNAVTLTDMRHTRNIITQPVIDQINELRRKIISGEIVVTDLRP, from the coding sequence ATGCGATTGCGTTTTCTGTTGCCCTTTGCCGCCGCTGTGCTGCTCATTCTCTGTCTTCCGATGTTTGTCCTTGCGGGCAGCGCCAAACCGGTAGTCGGTTTCGTCACCGGTGCGGGCGGGCTTGGGGACATGTCATTCAATGACAACGCCTATGGCGGCCTTCGTCAGGCCCAGCAGGAGTACGGGTTCACCCTCAAGGTCCTGGAGGCCGATGCCACCGGCACAGCACCGGCCGACAAGGTGAAAGACCTTGTGGAGCAGTGCGACATTCTTGTGCTGCTCGGCGCCCAGCATACCCGCCATGCCCGCGAATATGCCCCGCAGTATCCGGACAAGAAGTTCATTTTTTATGAAGAAAAGGTGGCAGGCATACCCAACCTTGCCTCCATCATGTTCCGTCAGCATGAAGGCGCCTATCTTGCGGGCGCACTTGCAGGCAAAGTTAGCAAGACAAGGCGCATTGCCTTTCTCGGCGGCACCTACATTCCGCCCGTGGTCGCCTTTGCGCAGGGTTTTCTCGAAGGCGTGAAGGAAGTGGCCCCAGATGTCATTGTGGACATCCACTACATCAGCGGCCCCGGCGATTTTTCCGGCTTCAGCAATCCGGACAAGGCCTTTGAAATGGCCCGGAAGATGTATGCGGACGGCGTGGATATAATCTTTGCCGTAGCAGGACTCAGCGGGAACGGGGTAATCGAGGCCGCCCGCAGGACAGAGGGTTGCTATGCCATAGGGGTGGACTCCGATCAGGACGACATGGCCCCCGGCAAGGTGCTCACCAGCATGGTCAAGCGGCTGGATGTGGCAACCTACCTGCAGGTTTCCCGTGCCGTTTCGGGTGAATTCAAACCCGGCGTCTCCGATTTCGGCCTCTCCGACAACGCAGTCACCCTCACTGACATGCGCCATACCAGAAACATCATCACCCAGCCTGTCATTGACCAGATAAACGAACTGCGCCGCAAAATCATTTCCGGCGAAATCGTGGTTACCGACCTGCGCCCCTAG
- a CDS encoding manganese efflux pump MntP, which yields MDGIELLALAVALAMDAFAVAIATGVQLKCVDPRQTFRLAWHFGLFQALMPILGWFLGLTVRGFIESYAHWIAFALLAWIGIRMLKEAFETDTEEAERCDPTKGMSLIMLSVATSIDALAVGLSMSVLGVSIWYPASIIGVVALVFTAAGMHIGRLIGGATRFGQYAEVLGGTVLLLIGLRILSEHGVFAFLQG from the coding sequence ATGGATGGAATAGAACTTCTTGCCCTTGCCGTGGCGCTGGCCATGGATGCCTTTGCCGTTGCCATCGCCACGGGCGTACAGCTCAAATGTGTTGATCCGCGCCAGACTTTCCGTCTTGCATGGCACTTCGGCCTGTTTCAGGCGCTCATGCCCATACTCGGCTGGTTCCTCGGCCTGACCGTGCGCGGGTTCATCGAATCTTACGCACACTGGATAGCCTTTGCCCTGCTCGCATGGATAGGCATCCGCATGCTGAAGGAAGCCTTTGAAACGGATACGGAAGAGGCAGAACGCTGCGATCCCACAAAGGGCATGTCGCTGATCATGCTCTCCGTGGCCACCAGCATAGATGCTCTGGCCGTGGGTCTTTCCATGTCCGTGCTCGGTGTCTCCATATGGTATCCCGCAAGCATCATAGGTGTTGTGGCGCTGGTTTTCACTGCTGCGGGCATGCACATTGGCAGGCTCATCGGCGGGGCAACGCGCTTCGGCCAATATGCCGAGGTGCTGGGCGGCACCGTGCTGCTGCTCATCGGCCTGCGCATCCTTTCGGAGCACGGGGTATTCGCGTTTTTGCAGGGGTAG
- a CDS encoding MarR family winged helix-turn-helix transcriptional regulator, with the protein MNNSEIPDADVTHALNHALNHAIVEFYEKLSSWEHDVVREKGLTLPQVHTLEILGIHRAMQMKELASRMGITTGTLTVLVDRLESKRCVRRRPHDSDRRSIIVELTDEGMTLFEEHDRLHMQLTESLTAGLDAESRTTLLRCLQTMNRTF; encoded by the coding sequence GTGAACAATTCGGAAATTCCGGATGCCGATGTAACCCATGCCCTGAACCACGCCCTGAACCATGCCATTGTCGAGTTTTATGAAAAGCTCTCGTCATGGGAGCACGACGTGGTGCGGGAAAAGGGGCTGACCCTGCCGCAGGTGCACACCCTGGAAATTCTGGGCATCCACCGGGCCATGCAGATGAAAGAGCTTGCTTCACGCATGGGCATAACCACGGGTACGCTGACCGTTCTCGTGGACCGGCTGGAAAGCAAGCGGTGCGTACGCCGCCGACCGCACGACAGCGACCGGCGTTCCATTATCGTGGAACTGACCGACGAAGGCATGACACTTTTTGAAGAACACGACAGACTGCACATGCAACTGACCGAAAGCCTTACCGCCGGTCTTGACGCCGAATCGCGAACCACTCTTCTGCGTTGCCTGCAGACTATGAACAGGACATTCTGA
- a CDS encoding urease accessory protein UreH domain-containing protein codes for MEFDHVFIVALQSSLFLGLIHGINPCGHSWLVLAPFVYGERNGKRVFSLTSAFIIGTSLACLAIGLTLGAVSMSLPPEIKHITDLVTAGVLVLLGIVLIIRPDLLHHHDHDHDHGHEHKHDHHAHNGHDHEHDHQCCCQHNDAHGHADHDHEEHTHTDNCGCGHHDHTKATAGNNAHASGHDHDRKHAHTHDPAHGHDHAHGHDHGCGCQHAPRLRSVTFWGLLVFGFMNMIVPCPTVAIMYSYALDSGDAFKSTAVFASYALGTAIALAGVIYAIYKVANAMRALNRPWLEPLIMRVAGVLTAAFGIYSYMADAAYF; via the coding sequence ATGGAATTCGATCATGTCTTTATCGTCGCCCTGCAAAGCAGTCTGTTTCTCGGCCTCATTCACGGTATAAATCCCTGCGGCCACTCATGGCTGGTTCTCGCCCCCTTCGTGTATGGAGAACGGAACGGCAAGCGGGTATTTTCCCTGACATCGGCCTTCATCATCGGCACATCGCTGGCCTGCCTTGCCATCGGCCTGACCCTGGGTGCGGTTTCCATGAGTCTGCCTCCCGAGATCAAACATATTACGGATCTGGTTACCGCCGGAGTGCTGGTGCTGCTTGGCATCGTTCTGATCATCCGGCCCGATTTGCTGCATCATCATGACCATGATCATGACCACGGTCACGAGCACAAGCATGACCATCATGCGCACAATGGGCATGACCATGAACACGACCACCAGTGCTGCTGCCAACACAATGATGCGCACGGCCATGCCGATCATGACCACGAAGAACACACGCATACGGACAACTGCGGATGCGGGCACCACGACCATACTAAGGCCACCGCCGGAAACAATGCGCATGCATCCGGACACGACCATGACCGTAAACACGCGCACACGCATGATCCCGCACACGGTCACGATCACGCCCATGGTCACGATCACGGTTGCGGCTGCCAGCACGCCCCCCGCCTGCGTTCCGTCACCTTCTGGGGACTGCTCGTCTTCGGGTTCATGAACATGATCGTTCCCTGCCCCACAGTGGCAATCATGTACTCCTACGCCCTTGATTCGGGCGATGCGTTCAAAAGCACCGCCGTTTTCGCAAGTTATGCGCTGGGTACCGCCATAGCGCTTGCAGGTGTCATCTATGCCATCTATAAGGTGGCGAACGCCATGCGAGCCCTCAACCGCCCGTGGCTTGAACCGCTGATCATGCGGGTTGCGGGCGTGCTTACCGCAGCCTTCGGTATATACAGCTACATGGCGGATGCCGCTTACTTTTAA
- a CDS encoding cobalt transporter: MPSIRHTSRGRLAALDPRLKIMLAGCFGVATWQVDNTTLGIYAFVLWLICARAEFFTRDRWPMFRAYLLFVLLWVLLKFTLDTLPFITAPLMASPIGPLAVLAPGPLAVTPATGTGGATAMLPDFIPGLMPDLLFPPLGLLRQTAMDAALLGLRLCVLIGLGLLLALTTSPRQLGLALSWFLRPVLGKNAWKTALSLALMIHFLPLVQTTFAQVKQTIRLRQPKRSRWERFLLVPQATLRLLAQKTWSQTVAVAARGLDSPEAWVPHFPPQPLNWILGFLMAAAGLLPLAM, translated from the coding sequence ATGCCGTCCATACGCCACACATCGCGCGGGCGCCTTGCCGCGCTCGACCCCCGCCTGAAAATCATGCTGGCGGGCTGTTTTGGTGTGGCCACATGGCAGGTGGACAACACCACGCTCGGCATTTACGCCTTTGTTCTCTGGCTGATATGCGCACGGGCAGAGTTCTTTACCCGCGACCGCTGGCCCATGTTCCGCGCCTACCTGCTCTTTGTGCTGCTCTGGGTGCTGCTTAAATTCACTCTGGATACCCTGCCCTTCATCACCGCTCCGCTCATGGCCTCCCCCATCGGCCCCCTTGCCGTTCTGGCGCCCGGCCCCTTGGCCGTGACACCGGCAACAGGTACGGGGGGAGCGACGGCAATGCTCCCGGATTTCATACCCGGCCTCATGCCCGATCTTCTATTTCCGCCCCTCGGCCTGCTGCGCCAGACCGCCATGGACGCCGCCCTTCTGGGTCTGCGGCTGTGCGTGCTCATCGGGCTTGGCCTGCTGCTGGCGCTGACCACCTCTCCCCGTCAGCTTGGCCTTGCACTTTCATGGTTTCTGCGCCCCGTACTGGGCAAGAATGCATGGAAAACCGCCCTGTCGCTGGCGCTGATGATCCACTTTCTGCCCCTCGTGCAGACCACCTTTGCACAGGTAAAACAGACCATCAGATTGCGGCAGCCCAAGCGTTCGCGCTGGGAACGGTTTCTGCTGGTTCCGCAGGCCACGCTGCGCCTGCTTGCCCAGAAAACATGGAGCCAGACGGTTGCCGTGGCCGCCAGAGGGCTGGATTCCCCCGAGGCGTGGGTTCCCCACTTTCCTCCCCAGCCGCTCAACTGGATACTCGGCTTTCTCATGGCGGCTGCGGGTCTTCTGCCGCTGGCCATGTAA
- a CDS encoding LexA family protein yields MKQALSASCDARHGVSIRSRVWFPAEPFCTDSVCTEPVCAEPVCAETGYSVQELAADCRCCGDSEEHAGVVQRNCRPLFLNPVAAGFPSPADDYIERRLDLNEYLVRNPPATFFVRAQGDSMLGAGIHDGDILVVDRSIPPVHNRVVIAAVHGELTVKRLWMRDGMTVLRPENPAYPPLDMTGVEQFEVWGVVTSVIHSL; encoded by the coding sequence ATGAAACAAGCACTTTCTGCAAGCTGTGACGCGCGCCATGGCGTTTCGATCCGGTCGCGGGTGTGGTTTCCGGCCGAACCGTTTTGCACCGACTCGGTCTGCACCGAACCGGTCTGTGCTGAACCGGTCTGTGCTGAAACGGGGTATTCCGTTCAGGAGCTGGCTGCCGATTGTCGCTGCTGCGGGGATTCTGAAGAGCACGCGGGCGTGGTGCAGCGCAACTGCCGTCCCCTGTTTCTCAATCCCGTCGCAGCCGGATTTCCCTCTCCGGCGGATGATTACATAGAACGCAGGCTCGATCTGAACGAATACCTCGTGCGCAATCCGCCTGCCACATTTTTTGTGCGCGCACAGGGGGATTCCATGCTCGGTGCGGGCATTCACGACGGGGATATTCTGGTGGTGGACCGGTCCATACCCCCTGTGCATAACCGCGTGGTCATTGCGGCGGTGCATGGGGAACTTACCGTAAAGCGCCTGTGGATGCGCGACGGCATGACGGTGCTGCGGCCGGAAAATCCGGCCTATCCGCCGCTGGATATGACCGGCGTGGAACAGTTCGAGGTGTGGGGGGTGGTTACCTCCGTCATTCATTCGCTGTAA
- a CDS encoding Y-family DNA polymerase: MTVAASSLPVYALVDCNNFYCSCERVFRPDLVNRPVVVLSNNDGCVIARSNEAKTLGIPMGAPYYKHKQMMERTGTTVFSSNYALYGDMSSRVMQVLGSFSPDMEVYSIDEAFLRLDGFRSRDLARYAQDLRGQVAQWTGIPVSVGMGPTRTLAKIAGRVGKKIPACEGVFDISRYWDTPAAVDRILDTVAAGDVWGVGRRYADMLAGHRVHTARQLRDMPDYWVRKHMTVTGLHTVLELRGISCMDLDAAPAPRRSIVSSRSFGRPVETYAEAHEAVADYMTRAAEKLRRESLVAHTVGVVVRTNSFKKEEAQYSSFQTRNLARPTDYTPFLLQEGKALLDALFKEGYRYKKVGVMLSGLEPKYGGQYNLLDCMTGETDRDKARDTLMRATDAINARFGRGTVEFAAGGVKKEWQMRQEFRSPHYTTDWKELAVVR; this comes from the coding sequence ATGACTGTCGCTGCTTCGTCCTTGCCCGTGTATGCCCTTGTGGACTGCAACAATTTCTACTGTTCCTGTGAAAGAGTGTTCCGGCCGGATCTTGTGAACCGGCCTGTGGTCGTGCTTTCCAACAACGACGGCTGTGTTATCGCGCGTTCCAACGAAGCGAAGACGCTGGGCATCCCCATGGGCGCGCCATACTACAAGCACAAGCAGATGATGGAACGCACAGGAACGACGGTTTTTTCATCGAACTATGCCCTGTATGGCGATATGTCGTCGCGGGTCATGCAGGTGCTCGGCAGCTTTTCGCCGGATATGGAAGTCTATTCCATTGATGAGGCCTTTCTGCGGCTCGATGGATTTCGCAGCCGCGACCTTGCCCGCTATGCACAGGACCTGCGCGGGCAGGTGGCGCAGTGGACGGGTATTCCCGTTTCCGTGGGCATGGGGCCGACCAGAACCCTTGCCAAGATAGCCGGCCGTGTGGGCAAAAAAATTCCCGCCTGCGAGGGCGTGTTCGACATTTCCCGTTACTGGGATACTCCGGCGGCAGTGGACAGGATTCTGGATACGGTGGCTGCGGGTGATGTGTGGGGCGTGGGCAGGCGCTACGCCGACATGCTGGCCGGACACAGGGTGCATACCGCCCGCCAGCTTCGCGACATGCCGGATTACTGGGTGCGTAAACACATGACTGTGACCGGCCTGCATACCGTGCTGGAGCTGCGGGGTATTTCCTGTATGGACCTTGACGCGGCACCGGCTCCACGGCGTTCTATTGTTTCTTCGCGGTCATTCGGCAGGCCGGTTGAAACGTATGCCGAGGCGCATGAGGCGGTTGCCGATTACATGACCCGCGCGGCGGAAAAACTGCGCCGCGAATCGCTGGTGGCGCATACGGTGGGTGTGGTTGTCAGGACCAACTCGTTCAAGAAGGAAGAGGCGCAGTATTCCAGTTTTCAGACCCGCAACCTTGCGCGCCCTACGGATTATACGCCATTTCTGCTGCAGGAAGGCAAGGCCCTGCTCGATGCCCTGTTCAAGGAAGGCTACCGGTACAAAAAGGTGGGGGTGATGCTGTCGGGGCTGGAGCCCAAGTACGGCGGGCAGTACAACCTGCTGGACTGCATGACCGGCGAAACGGACAGGGACAAGGCACGCGATACCCTGATGCGGGCTACGGATGCCATCAACGCCCGCTTCGGACGCGGAACCGTGGAATTTGCCGCCGGAGGCGTGAAAAAGGAATGGCAGATGCGGCAGGAATTCCGCTCGCCTCATTATACGACGGACTGGAAGGAACTGGCCGTGGTGCGCTGA
- a CDS encoding LysE family translocator, with amino-acid sequence MALSTWLAYALLMTVIAYTPGPMTLFCMSSGVRHGFWRTTPGILGGSSAYIIQMCIVYVGLGAAVQSSQMFFQIIKWAGVVYLFVLGVKNWRAASSLMNLRESACPVSARKQFALGFATGMSNPKSILVFTALFPQFIRPEGNYTLQFLILGVSFFVLQLSSAGTYAACGSRIVNWLVRRRMAHLQGRVTGGILFLAGGALAFSRR; translated from the coding sequence ATGGCTCTTTCCACGTGGCTTGCGTATGCGCTTCTCATGACGGTCATCGCCTACACTCCCGGCCCCATGACCCTGTTCTGTATGTCTTCCGGGGTGCGTCATGGATTCTGGCGTACCACGCCCGGCATATTGGGCGGTTCATCCGCCTACATCATACAGATGTGCATCGTGTATGTCGGTCTGGGCGCGGCGGTGCAAAGTTCCCAGATGTTTTTCCAGATCATCAAGTGGGCCGGTGTGGTCTACCTGTTCGTGCTCGGCGTGAAAAACTGGCGGGCTGCCTCTTCGCTGATGAACCTGCGCGAATCGGCGTGTCCGGTTTCCGCCCGCAAGCAATTTGCGCTCGGCTTTGCCACGGGCATGTCCAATCCCAAATCCATTCTGGTCTTCACGGCACTGTTTCCGCAGTTCATCAGGCCGGAGGGCAATTATACGCTCCAGTTCCTCATTCTGGGCGTTTCCTTTTTCGTTCTGCAGCTGAGCAGCGCAGGCACCTATGCCGCGTGCGGCTCCCGCATTGTGAACTGGCTTGTGCGCAGACGCATGGCGCATCTGCAGGGGCGGGTCACAGGTGGCATTCTCTTTCTTGCCGGCGGGGCGCTGGCCTTCAGCCGCAGATAG
- a CDS encoding antibiotic biosynthesis monooxygenase family protein, protein MYAREWKCLCPQQNKDGFLDYLYKTGVREILSAPGYMGFQLMDRSLGDKVEIVLITYWKSLEAVADFVGEDIEVAKLYPEDELYGIEPDLTVRHYKVLERSLA, encoded by the coding sequence ATGTACGCACGTGAGTGGAAGTGTTTGTGTCCTCAGCAGAACAAGGATGGCTTTCTGGATTACCTGTACAAAACCGGCGTGCGCGAAATTCTTTCGGCACCGGGGTACATGGGCTTTCAACTGATGGACCGCAGCCTTGGCGATAAGGTGGAGATTGTTCTCATTACCTACTGGAAGTCGCTTGAGGCGGTTGCCGACTTCGTGGGCGAAGATATCGAAGTGGCCAAGCTGTACCCTGAAGATGAACTGTACGGCATTGAGCCTGATCTGACCGTCCGGCACTACAAGGTGCTGGAACGCAGCCTCGCCTGA
- the cobI gene encoding precorrin-2 C(20)-methyltransferase — translation MTASTPAKTGTLYGIGVGPGDPDLLTLKATKVLGTVDVIFAASSTKNDYSTALQIVAPHLREDVETVMLGFPMTRDKAALSAAWEANAETVARVLDSGRSGAFLTLGDPLIYSTFGYLMRTLQAGRPDTAIEIVPGITSYQASAARTCTILCESDENLLLMSGVRDTDSLRSMLTQADNSIILKTYRNFEAIRQVLDEAGKNGETVFVSRLGMEGEQIVRRIAEAPEKPHYFSHLLIPKAKRN, via the coding sequence ATGACAGCAAGCACTCCCGCCAAGACGGGTACACTCTACGGCATAGGCGTCGGCCCCGGCGATCCCGACCTGCTTACCCTGAAGGCCACCAAGGTTCTCGGCACGGTGGATGTCATCTTTGCCGCATCGTCCACCAAGAACGACTATTCCACCGCGCTGCAGATCGTGGCCCCGCACCTGCGCGAGGATGTGGAAACCGTCATGCTCGGTTTTCCCATGACCCGCGACAAGGCAGCCCTTTCCGCCGCGTGGGAAGCCAACGCCGAAACCGTTGCCAGAGTGCTGGATTCCGGCAGAAGCGGTGCCTTTCTCACCCTTGGCGACCCGCTCATCTATTCCACCTTCGGCTACCTGATGCGCACCCTGCAGGCAGGCAGGCCCGATACCGCCATTGAGATCGTGCCCGGCATCACCTCGTATCAGGCTTCCGCCGCACGCACCTGCACCATTTTGTGCGAATCAGACGAAAATCTGCTGCTCATGTCCGGCGTACGCGATACCGATTCGCTGCGCAGCATGCTCACGCAGGCCGACAACAGCATCATTCTGAAAACCTACCGCAACTTCGAAGCCATCCGTCAGGTTCTGGACGAGGCAGGCAAAAACGGCGAAACCGTATTCGTCTCCCGCCTCGGCATGGAAGGCGAGCAGATTGTCCGACGCATTGCAGAGGCGCCGGAAAAGCCCCACTACTTCTCCCACCTGCTCATCCCCAAGGCAAAGCGGAACTAG
- a CDS encoding ABC transporter substrate-binding protein, which translates to MAEPRTATSLLRPAPRPGRHTSITRLMIPVLMLIGLLAAFVLTMPVSLRAETAPNRPSIVDDAGRTITLNAPARRIIALYGGFNEILASMGLEDRIIARTKADTQPASIAALPSIGTHMRPNTEIITALGPDCILQLGGRKQASETQQILESLGFPVVFFQPSSFAELFDVIRRIGVLTDSPQAAQALVAGMEKRLDAVARAVAHEPARPTVFFEVRYPNLLGAGVRSIVSDIVTHAGGTNVLANDMKLVRLSEEELIRLDPQVYVMQTGPMNPTPVPMHERVHFATLRAVKDGRLLTVDEHAFSRPGPRAVDAVEELAKFLHPQAFAGTAFDINQGARP; encoded by the coding sequence ATGGCTGAACCCCGCACCGCCACATCCCTGCTCCGACCCGCGCCGCGTCCGGGAAGGCACACCTCCATAACCAGATTGATGATTCCAGTCCTCATGCTTATCGGCCTGCTGGCTGCCTTTGTGCTGACCATGCCGGTCAGCCTGCGGGCGGAAACCGCCCCGAACCGTCCGAGCATCGTGGATGATGCAGGAAGGACCATAACCCTGAACGCACCTGCCCGCCGCATCATCGCCCTGTACGGCGGATTCAACGAAATACTTGCCTCCATGGGGCTTGAAGACCGCATCATCGCACGCACCAAGGCAGACACGCAGCCTGCTTCCATCGCCGCGTTGCCCTCCATCGGCACACACATGCGCCCCAATACGGAAATCATCACCGCGCTGGGGCCGGACTGCATCCTGCAACTCGGCGGACGCAAGCAGGCATCGGAAACACAGCAGATTCTCGAGAGTCTGGGGTTTCCTGTTGTCTTCTTCCAGCCATCCAGCTTTGCGGAACTCTTTGACGTGATACGGCGCATAGGCGTGCTGACCGATTCCCCGCAGGCCGCGCAGGCCCTTGTTGCGGGCATGGAAAAACGCCTTGACGCAGTGGCGCGCGCAGTGGCACACGAACCGGCCCGCCCCACGGTATTTTTCGAGGTGCGCTACCCCAACCTGCTTGGGGCCGGTGTACGCTCCATCGTCAGCGACATCGTGACCCATGCGGGTGGCACCAATGTTCTGGCCAACGACATGAAACTTGTCCGCCTGAGCGAGGAAGAGCTTATCCGGCTCGACCCGCAGGTATATGTCATGCAGACCGGCCCCATGAACCCTACCCCTGTGCCCATGCACGAGCGGGTTCACTTTGCCACACTGCGTGCCGTCAAGGACGGCAGACTGCTGACAGTGGACGAGCATGCCTTTTCCCGCCCCGGCCCCAGAGCCGTGGACGCGGTGGAGGAACTTGCGAAATTCCTGCACCCGCAGGCATTTGCCGGAACGGCATTCGATATCAATCAGGGCGCACGCCCATAG
- a CDS encoding ABC transporter ATP-binding protein encodes MINLRNVTCGYAGQPVLRDVNLTVQSGEMVGLLGPNGSGKTTLLLTLSGVLPPISGEMLLDGAETSALSPAKRARGIASVPQRMGEQPDMEAFSLVLMGRYPYISFLGGYSAEDRDIAAKAMQLTSTAHLAHRSALTLSGGEFQRVLIARALAQQTPCLLLDEATSGLDIARKVEVFRLLHARHAQGTTVISAIHDLNTAALYCERLVFLKQGRIVLDGPVQDVFTEQHLTDIYETRIHIVSHPVTGAPQACLSPLACMPEKHNG; translated from the coding sequence ATGATCAACCTGCGCAACGTCACCTGCGGCTATGCCGGACAACCCGTGCTGCGCGATGTGAACCTGACAGTCCAGTCCGGCGAGATGGTCGGCCTGCTCGGCCCCAACGGCAGCGGCAAGACCACCCTGCTGCTCACCCTTTCCGGCGTACTGCCTCCCATATCCGGCGAAATGCTGCTGGATGGTGCGGAAACCTCTGCCCTATCACCAGCCAAACGGGCGCGGGGCATTGCCTCCGTTCCCCAGCGGATGGGCGAACAGCCGGATATGGAAGCCTTCTCGCTCGTGCTGATGGGCCGTTATCCTTACATATCCTTTCTTGGCGGCTACTCCGCCGAGGACAGGGATATCGCCGCAAAGGCCATGCAGCTGACCAGCACGGCGCACCTTGCGCACCGCTCCGCACTGACCCTTTCCGGCGGCGAATTCCAGCGGGTACTCATAGCGCGCGCCCTTGCCCAGCAAACACCCTGCCTGCTGCTGGACGAAGCCACATCCGGCCTCGACATTGCGCGCAAGGTAGAGGTGTTCCGCCTGCTGCACGCACGGCATGCACAGGGAACCACGGTCATTTCCGCCATTCACGACCTGAACACGGCGGCGCTCTATTGCGAGCGGCTCGTCTTTCTGAAGCAGGGCCGCATAGTACTGGACGGCCCCGTGCAGGACGTATTTACCGAACAGCACCTTACGGACATTTATGAAACCCGAATCCATATCGTCTCCCACCCCGTCACGGGAGCACCGCAGGCATGCCTTTCTCCCCTTGCCTGCATGCCGGAGAAGCACAATGGCTGA